A genomic region of Arcobacter sp. LA11 contains the following coding sequences:
- the ccoG gene encoding cytochrome c oxidase accessory protein CcoG — MNYTKKRYITYILITIFTIGIPFIKINGNHILLLSFDKLEFHLLGIVFNMNELYVMPFLLMFLFIGIFAMTAILGRVWCGWACPQTIFRVIYRDLIETTILDLRRIKNKQKDIDYNKTSNQIRKYISLILWAILCVIISINFMLYFVAYEDFIVYIQNPQEHFFLYMFIISIAVFLFYDIVFMKENFCTYVCPYSRIQSVLYDDDTKQIVYDTNRGGTIYENGAKSIFDVKQWAGNQECTTCEACVRVCPTHIDIRKGLQVECINCLECSDACDTVMGKLGKPSLISWGSTNSVIKKDTKSIFSTRNIVYMASLVLCIALAGFFGSKKEHFLLNVNKTTNLYRIQEDGQVRNNYILTIHNTSKKTYTFNIKLEDNENFRIKRFNEKKIEASKRIKTVLLIETKKKLFLSDTKDSALKLKIIAYAKEDNDVKLSREISFIYPRNDLIK, encoded by the coding sequence ATGAACTATACAAAAAAAAGATATATCACATATATTTTAATAACTATATTTACAATAGGTATTCCATTTATCAAAATTAATGGCAATCATATTCTTTTATTATCATTTGATAAACTTGAATTTCATCTATTAGGTATTGTTTTTAATATGAATGAATTGTACGTAATGCCATTTTTACTTATGTTTTTATTTATTGGTATCTTTGCTATGACTGCAATACTTGGAAGAGTTTGGTGTGGATGGGCCTGTCCTCAAACTATCTTTAGAGTAATCTATAGAGATTTAATAGAAACTACTATTCTAGATTTAAGAAGAATAAAAAACAAACAAAAAGATATAGACTATAATAAAACATCAAATCAAATTAGAAAATATATATCTTTAATTCTTTGGGCTATTCTTTGTGTAATTATTTCAATTAATTTCATGTTATATTTTGTTGCATATGAAGATTTTATAGTCTATATTCAAAATCCACAAGAACACTTCTTTTTATACATGTTTATTATCTCTATTGCTGTTTTTTTATTTTACGATATTGTTTTTATGAAAGAAAATTTTTGTACTTACGTATGTCCATATTCAAGAATCCAGTCAGTTTTATATGATGATGATACAAAACAAATCGTTTATGATACAAACCGTGGAGGTACTATTTACGAAAATGGTGCAAAATCTATTTTTGATGTAAAACAATGGGCAGGAAATCAAGAGTGTACAACTTGTGAAGCTTGTGTAAGAGTATGTCCTACTCATATTGATATTAGAAAAGGTTTACAGGTTGAATGTATAAACTGTTTAGAGTGTTCTGATGCTTGTGATACTGTTATGGGAAAACTTGGGAAACCATCACTTATTTCATGGGGAAGTACAAATTCAGTTATAAAAAAAGATACAAAATCTATCTTTTCTACAAGAAATATTGTATATATGGCTTCTTTAGTTTTATGTATAGCCCTTGCAGGATTTTTTGGTTCTAAAAAAGAACACTTTTTACTAAATGTTAATAAAACAACAAATTTATATAGAATTCAAGAAGATGGTCAAGTAAGAAACAACTATATTCTAACTATTCACAATACAAGTAAAAAAACATATACTTTTAATATCAAGTTAGAAGATAATGAAAACTTTAGAATAAAAAGATTTAATGAAAAGAAAATAGAAGCCTCAAAAAGAATAAAAACAGTATTACTTATAGAAACTAAAAAGAAACTATTTTTATCTGATACAAAAGATAGCGCTTTAAAACTAAAGATTATTGCTTATGCAAAAGAAGATAATGATGTAAAACTCTCAAGAGAAATATCATTTATCTATCCAAGAAATGATTTAATCAAATAG
- a CDS encoding LysE family translocator: MIELSSLYMFIAASFLLCLAPGPDNIYVLTQGMTKSKKAAIITTLGLTTGLIIHTSAAAFGISVIFQTSEVAFNIVKYVGAGYLLYIAYQAFKYRNEPLDLSVQNSSSELKKLYIKGFIMNILNPKVSIFFLAFLPQFVTPANGNIPLQMITLGFVFMLMTIVVFSSIGVAGNMLSSKLLEKPSIVKYMNILTSFVLVSLGLKLALSSR; the protein is encoded by the coding sequence ATGATTGAATTATCAAGTTTATATATGTTTATTGCGGCTTCTTTTTTATTATGCCTTGCTCCTGGTCCTGATAATATTTATGTTTTAACACAAGGCATGACAAAAAGTAAAAAAGCAGCGATTATTACAACTTTGGGATTAACAACTGGATTGATAATTCATACAAGTGCAGCAGCTTTTGGTATATCTGTTATTTTTCAAACTTCAGAAGTTGCATTTAATATTGTAAAATATGTAGGAGCTGGGTATTTATTATATATTGCATATCAAGCTTTTAAGTATAGAAATGAACCTCTTGATTTATCTGTTCAAAATTCAAGTAGTGAACTAAAAAAACTTTATATAAAAGGATTTATTATGAATATTTTAAATCCAAAAGTTTCAATATTTTTCTTAGCATTTTTACCTCAATTTGTAACTCCAGCTAATGGTAATATACCTTTACAAATGATTACTTTAGGTTTTGTATTTATGCTTATGACGATTGTTGTTTTTTCTTCTATAGGAGTAGCAGGAAATATGTTAAGTTCAAAACTTTTAGAAAAACCAAGTATTGTAAAATATATGAATATTTTAACTTCTTTTGTTTTAGTTAGTTTAGGATTAAAACTAGCTCTTTCTTCAAGGTAG
- a CDS encoding glutamate-5-semialdehyde dehydrogenase produces MKQFLEESKKISREIATLSGEVKNKVLNEMADALMEHCDFIVGNNEKDMSAGRLGNLDEALLDRLLLTGDRVQGMADAIREIATLKEPVGRTLDGWVTENGLKIQKVSIPIGVIGIIYESRPNVTSDTAALCFKSGNVCVLKGGKEAEHSNIAIANVLRSVLAKNKLPEQAISLLPDSTREGVANLIKQDKYVDLIVPRGGEALIQYVSKNATVPVVKHDKGLCHVFIDKDANHEKAIQIAINAKVSRPGVCNAMETLLIHKDVAAYILPPLHEAYERYGTEVKGCDETRKYIDIQCATQEDYDTEYLANILNVKVVDSVDDAIYHIGKYGSGHSEAIISENYSIVNKFLDEVDAACVYANASTRFTDGGAFGLGAEVGISTNKLHSRGPMGINDLTTFKYKVFGNGQIR; encoded by the coding sequence ATGAAACAATTTTTAGAAGAATCAAAGAAAATTAGTAGAGAAATTGCCACACTAAGTGGTGAAGTAAAAAACAAAGTACTAAATGAAATGGCAGATGCACTAATGGAGCATTGTGATTTTATTGTAGGAAACAATGAAAAAGATATGAGTGCAGGAAGACTAGGAAATCTAGATGAAGCACTTCTTGATAGACTATTACTTACAGGTGACAGAGTTCAAGGTATGGCTGATGCAATAAGAGAAATTGCAACACTTAAAGAACCTGTAGGACGAACTCTTGATGGTTGGGTTACTGAAAATGGATTAAAGATTCAAAAAGTATCTATACCAATTGGAGTAATTGGTATAATTTATGAGAGTAGACCAAATGTTACCTCTGATACTGCAGCACTTTGTTTTAAAAGTGGAAATGTATGTGTATTAAAAGGTGGAAAAGAAGCAGAGCACTCAAATATTGCAATTGCAAATGTTTTAAGAAGTGTACTAGCTAAAAATAAATTACCAGAACAAGCTATCTCCTTATTACCTGATTCAACAAGAGAAGGTGTTGCAAATTTAATTAAACAAGATAAATATGTTGACCTAATCGTTCCAAGAGGAGGAGAAGCTTTAATTCAATACGTAAGTAAAAATGCAACTGTTCCAGTTGTTAAACATGATAAAGGACTTTGTCACGTGTTTATTGATAAAGATGCAAATCATGAAAAAGCAATACAAATTGCAATAAATGCAAAAGTATCTAGACCAGGTGTTTGTAATGCAATGGAAACACTATTAATACATAAAGATGTTGCAGCATATATTTTACCACCTTTACATGAAGCATATGAAAGATATGGCACAGAAGTAAAAGGTTGTGATGAGACTAGAAAGTATATTGATATTCAATGTGCGACGCAAGAAGATTATGATACTGAATATTTAGCAAATATTTTAAATGTTAAAGTAGTAGATAGTGTTGATGATGCGATTTATCATATTGGTAAATATGGTTCAGGACACTCAGAAGCAATTATAAGTGAAAACTACTCTATTGTAAATAAGTTTTTAGATGAAGTAGATGCTGCTTGTGTATATGCAAATGCAAGTACAAGATTTACTGATGGTGGAGCATTTGGACTTGGAGCTGAAGTGGGTATTTCTACAAATAAACTTCACTCAAGAGGACCAATGGGAATTAACGACCTTACTACATTTAAATACAAAGTATTTGGAAATGGTCAAATAAGATAG
- the trxA gene encoding thioredoxin, giving the protein MSQYIELTAENFEATVNNGVSLVDFWAPWCGPCRMIAPVIDELASEFDGKANICKVNTDEQQDLAVKYGVRSVPTILFMKDGEIVDQVIGAQSKQALADKINAQL; this is encoded by the coding sequence ATGTCACAATATATAGAATTAACAGCAGAAAATTTTGAAGCAACAGTAAATAATGGAGTATCTTTAGTAGACTTTTGGGCACCTTGGTGTGGACCGTGTAGAATGATTGCTCCCGTTATCGATGAGTTAGCATCTGAGTTTGATGGAAAAGCAAACATTTGTAAAGTAAATACAGACGAACAACAAGATTTAGCAGTAAAATATGGTGTTAGATCAGTTCCAACAATTTTATTTATGAAAGATGGAGAAATCGTTGACCAAGTTATTGGTGCACAATCTAAACAAGCATTAGCTGATAAAATTAACGCACAATTATAA
- a CDS encoding helix-turn-helix domain-containing protein, with protein MDKKQYNCFFQLATDMIGGKWKGMVLWALKKDVKRNGELKRLIPHISQKMLTQQLRELEDVGIVERIVYPVIPPKVEYKLTNSGEKLIPILEELHDWGKEYAVENGINIVKDANCVIE; from the coding sequence ATGGATAAAAAACAATATAACTGCTTTTTTCAATTAGCAACAGATATGATTGGTGGTAAATGGAAAGGAATGGTTCTTTGGGCACTTAAAAAAGATGTCAAAAGAAATGGTGAATTAAAAAGGTTAATCCCTCATATTAGTCAAAAAATGTTAACTCAACAACTACGTGAACTTGAAGATGTTGGAATAGTTGAAAGAATAGTATATCCTGTAATTCCTCCTAAAGTTGAGTATAAACTTACTAATAGTGGTGAAAAATTGATTCCTATTTTAGAAGAGCTACATGATTGGGGGAAAGAATATGCTGTTGAAAATGGTATTAATATAGTAAAAGATGCTAATTGTGTAATTGAATAA
- a CDS encoding response regulator: MEQNNIIFNPINYNILILEDSTSINKILTEEFKELNYNCFSAFTLKEAYKILYNNDIHYIMLDLNLPDGDGSEIIQKFQDSNTKIFVLTAENSRAFIDDSYKKGIIDFIHKDKDFFHKIEEITKTIERLEKNKLSTILVVDDSKVIQIQLKELLENRHYKVQVCADTTDAKKYIEKETINLIILDVQLKNSNGLTFLQENKVAIINKKKIPVIVISGQIDSSIIRDGLKAGAVDVIQKPYVTEEIILKVDLWIDYKRKEEEIEKSSKLLNQYKETVDRSSIVYKTNPKGEIIYVNSEFCKVSEYSEKELLGEKLSILRHKDMKEEFFKKLWNTIKEKKKPWKGKIKNRKKSGKTFWISTIINPILDSQNNVIEYIAISKDITQNEMVQDFFKNQLSTSNQNLEHAISKANEYKKAMYSSNIISRTDLDGKITFVNDQFCIISGYTREELIGEGHNIVRHEDMKVEIFQDLWRTIKKDKIWKGILKNKGKKGNTYWVDTTIVPIKDKNNNIIEYMSIRNDLTELFELHDEIENTQKEIIYRMGEIGETRSNETGNHVKRVALYSKLLAELHGLDDENTDLLFTASPMHDIGKVGIPDAILKKPAKLTKNEFEFMKTHAEIGYNILKGSQRKVLKAAAIVSYEHHEKWNGEGYPRGLKGEEIHIFGRITAIADVFDALGSQRCYKKAWPNKKILEYFEEEKGVSFDPNLVNLFFENKEKFIEIRDQYAD, encoded by the coding sequence ATGGAACAAAATAATATAATATTTAATCCTATAAACTATAATATACTTATTCTTGAAGATTCAACTTCAATTAATAAAATACTTACTGAAGAATTTAAAGAGTTAAATTACAATTGTTTTAGTGCCTTTACTCTTAAAGAAGCTTATAAAATATTATACAACAACGATATCCACTATATAATGCTTGATTTGAATCTTCCTGATGGAGATGGTTCAGAAATTATTCAAAAATTTCAAGATTCAAATACTAAAATATTTGTATTAACTGCAGAAAACAGCAGAGCATTTATAGATGATTCTTATAAAAAAGGAATTATTGATTTTATTCATAAAGATAAAGATTTCTTTCATAAAATAGAAGAAATAACTAAAACTATAGAACGTTTAGAAAAAAATAAACTATCAACAATTTTAGTTGTAGATGATTCAAAAGTTATTCAAATACAATTAAAAGAATTACTTGAAAATAGACACTATAAAGTTCAAGTTTGTGCAGATACAACTGATGCAAAAAAATATATAGAAAAAGAGACTATAAATCTTATTATTTTAGATGTCCAATTAAAAAACTCAAATGGTTTAACATTTTTACAAGAAAATAAAGTTGCAATTATAAATAAAAAAAAGATTCCAGTAATTGTAATATCAGGTCAAATTGATTCATCCATAATTAGAGATGGATTAAAAGCTGGTGCAGTAGATGTTATTCAAAAGCCATATGTTACAGAAGAGATAATATTAAAAGTAGATTTATGGATAGATTATAAAAGAAAAGAAGAAGAAATAGAGAAATCATCTAAACTATTAAATCAATACAAAGAGACTGTAGATAGAAGCTCTATAGTATATAAAACAAACCCAAAAGGGGAAATAATATACGTAAATAGTGAGTTTTGTAAAGTTTCTGAATATTCAGAAAAAGAACTCTTAGGAGAAAAATTAAGTATACTTCGCCATAAAGATATGAAAGAAGAGTTTTTCAAAAAACTTTGGAATACTATAAAAGAGAAAAAAAAGCCTTGGAAAGGGAAAATCAAAAATAGAAAAAAAAGTGGAAAAACCTTTTGGATAAGTACTATAATAAATCCTATTTTAGACTCTCAAAATAATGTAATTGAATATATTGCAATAAGTAAAGACATAACTCAAAATGAAATGGTTCAGGACTTCTTTAAAAATCAACTTAGCACCTCTAACCAAAATCTAGAACACGCAATATCAAAAGCAAATGAATATAAAAAAGCAATGTATTCTAGTAATATTATTTCAAGGACAGATTTAGATGGAAAAATTACATTTGTAAATGACCAGTTCTGTATAATCTCAGGCTATACAAGAGAAGAACTCATAGGAGAAGGCCATAATATAGTAAGACATGAAGATATGAAAGTTGAAATATTTCAAGATTTATGGAGAACTATTAAAAAAGATAAAATTTGGAAAGGTATTCTTAAAAATAAAGGGAAAAAAGGAAATACTTACTGGGTAGATACAACTATCGTCCCAATTAAAGATAAAAATAATAATATCATTGAGTATATGTCAATTAGAAATGATTTAACAGAACTTTTTGAGCTTCATGATGAAATTGAGAATACTCAAAAAGAGATTATATATAGAATGGGTGAAATAGGAGAAACAAGAAGTAATGAAACAGGGAACCATGTAAAAAGAGTAGCTTTATACTCAAAATTATTAGCTGAATTGCATGGTCTTGACGATGAGAATACAGACTTGTTATTTACTGCATCACCAATGCATGATATCGGTAAAGTAGGAATCCCTGATGCTATTTTAAAAAAACCTGCAAAACTTACAAAAAATGAATTTGAATTTATGAAAACCCATGCAGAAATAGGATACAACATTTTAAAAGGTTCCCAAAGAAAAGTTTTAAAAGCTGCTGCAATTGTATCTTACGAACATCATGAAAAATGGAATGGAGAAGGATACCCTAGAGGATTGAAAGGTGAAGAAATTCATATCTTTGGAAGAATTACTGCTATTGCAGATGTATTTGATGCATTAGGAAGTCAAAGATGTTATAAAAAAGCTTGGCCAAATAAAAAAATCCTTGAATACTTTGAAGAAGAAAAAGGAGTAAGTTTCGATCCAAACCTAGTAAATCTTTTCTTTGAAAATAAAGAAAAATTTATTGAGATAAGAGATCAATATGCTGATTAA
- a CDS encoding YhdH/YhfP family quinone oxidoreductase, translated as MKAYIVEKVEDKKFESGIQEIDIPEISENEVLIEASYSSLNFKDALSSVGNPGVTRVFPHVTGIDVAGTIAKTNSNQFKVGDKVLVTGYDMGMNTNGGHSEFVKVPASWVVKMPENISDKEIMTYGTAGLTAALSVNELLNNGVTSGEVLVTGATGGVGSITVSILSKLGFEVTAISGKEDKIPFLKELGAKEVILRRDFDVENKRPMGSEKFDGVVDTVGGNILAEALKLVKYDGVATCCGLTSSHELPTNVFPFILRGVRLIGIDSVEAKIEKKEAAWKKIASDFKIDTLEELTNEISLEEIKEAYQALLAGQAVGRYLVKIK; from the coding sequence ATGAAAGCATATATTGTTGAAAAAGTCGAAGATAAAAAATTTGAGTCAGGTATTCAAGAAATAGATATTCCAGAAATCTCTGAAAATGAAGTCTTGATAGAAGCATCATATTCCTCTTTAAACTTTAAAGATGCACTTAGTTCAGTTGGTAATCCAGGAGTTACAAGAGTATTTCCCCATGTAACAGGTATTGATGTTGCAGGAACTATTGCTAAAACAAATTCTAATCAATTTAAAGTTGGAGATAAAGTACTAGTAACTGGTTATGATATGGGTATGAATACAAATGGTGGACATAGCGAATTTGTAAAAGTTCCAGCATCTTGGGTTGTAAAAATGCCAGAAAATATTTCAGACAAAGAAATTATGACATATGGAACAGCAGGTCTTACAGCTGCACTATCAGTAAATGAGTTATTAAACAACGGAGTTACTAGTGGTGAAGTTTTAGTAACAGGCGCAACAGGTGGTGTTGGTTCTATTACCGTATCAATTTTAAGTAAACTTGGATTTGAGGTTACTGCTATTTCTGGAAAAGAAGATAAAATTCCATTTTTAAAAGAACTTGGAGCAAAAGAAGTTATCCTTAGACGTGATTTTGATGTAGAAAATAAAAGACCTATGGGAAGTGAAAAGTTTGACGGTGTAGTAGATACAGTAGGTGGTAATATATTAGCGGAAGCACTAAAACTAGTAAAATATGATGGTGTTGCAACTTGTTGTGGACTAACATCTTCTCATGAATTACCAACAAATGTATTTCCTTTTATTTTAAGAGGTGTAAGACTAATAGGTATTGATTCAGTTGAAGCAAAAATAGAGAAAAAAGAAGCTGCATGGAAAAAAATTGCAAGTGATTTTAAAATAGACACATTAGAAGAGCTTACGAATGAAATTTCATTAGAAGAAATAAAAGAAGCATACCAAGCATTACTAGCAGGCCAAGCAGTAGGAAGGTACTTAGTAAAAATCAAATAG
- a CDS encoding helix-turn-helix domain-containing protein — translation MVKKIDDINIDKCPVETALDVLAGKWKILILWYLRSETKRFNELQKLLPRTTQKMLIQKLRELEDDGIVHREVYPVVPPKVEYSLTEYGKTLKPILKQLYLWGEIHKKKYK, via the coding sequence ATGGTTAAGAAAATAGATGATATAAATATAGATAAATGTCCAGTAGAAACAGCACTTGATGTACTTGCTGGTAAATGGAAGATACTTATTTTATGGTATTTAAGAAGTGAAACTAAAAGATTTAACGAATTACAAAAATTACTTCCACGAACAACACAAAAGATGTTAATCCAAAAACTAAGAGAGTTAGAAGATGATGGAATTGTTCATCGTGAAGTATATCCAGTTGTTCCTCCAAAAGTTGAATACTCTTTAACTGAGTATGGAAAAACTTTGAAACCCATATTAAAACAGCTTTATTTATGGGGTGAGATTCATAAAAAAAAGTATAAGTAG
- a CDS encoding ABC transporter permease has product MQTISFFNLSLLLIPLIFIWYYYYKWTNDKFEILISTIRMILQLILIGYLLIFIFEEKNNLIGIFIISFMIAVSSWISLRNTIDKSLKHYLQIFIAISIAGLINLILIIGFVLDLETIYEPRYVIPIAGMIFANTMNALSLAIERFEKEIQRDIEYEKARSIAFKACMIPQINALLAVGLVSLPGMMTGQILSGVDPLIAVRYQIMIMAMVISSAGISTIIYFLLKKDTK; this is encoded by the coding sequence ATGCAGACAATATCATTTTTTAACTTATCTCTACTTCTAATTCCTCTTATTTTTATATGGTACTATTATTATAAATGGACCAATGACAAGTTTGAAATTCTAATTTCTACAATTAGAATGATTTTACAATTAATTCTTATTGGATATCTTCTAATTTTTATATTTGAAGAAAAAAACAATCTAATAGGAATATTTATAATAAGTTTTATGATAGCAGTATCCTCTTGGATAAGTCTACGAAATACAATAGATAAATCACTTAAGCACTATTTACAAATATTTATAGCAATAAGTATTGCCGGACTAATAAATCTTATTCTAATCATAGGTTTTGTTCTTGATTTAGAAACTATTTATGAACCAAGATATGTCATTCCAATTGCAGGTATGATATTTGCTAATACCATGAATGCCTTATCTTTAGCAATTGAACGTTTTGAAAAAGAGATACAAAGAGATATAGAGTATGAAAAAGCTCGATCAATTGCCTTTAAAGCATGTATGATTCCACAAATAAATGCACTTCTTGCTGTTGGGCTAGTATCCTTACCAGGAATGATGACAGGACAAATACTTTCAGGAGTAGATCCACTAATTGCTGTTAGATATCAAATAATGATAATGGCTATGGTAATATCAAGTGCAGGAATAAGTACAATTATATATTTTTTACTAAAAAAGGATACTAAATGA
- a CDS encoding NAD(P)H-dependent glycerol-3-phosphate dehydrogenase: MKKNSIAVIGAGKWGQALHFALSQNQECLITSRTKKDIKNFVDLDTAMNCEYLVIAIPAQQIGQWLKENFKFKNQKILVASKGIEANTGEFLNEIYARFVPEKNVGFISGPSFAAEVIKGLPAAIVINSTSKKLYKEFSPFFPTFLKTYYSKDVIGAEVAGAYKNVLAIASGICEGLNLGNNARASLISRGLVEMQRFGLHFGAKKSSFVGLSGAGDLFLTASSTLSRNYRVGLGLAEGKTLDTILEELGEVAEGVKTAEAIDKLSSKHGIYTPIANEVKLVLEGKNPLDSLKDLLRS; the protein is encoded by the coding sequence ATGAAAAAAAATTCTATTGCAGTAATTGGTGCAGGGAAATGGGGACAAGCTCTTCATTTTGCACTAAGTCAAAATCAAGAGTGTTTAATCACATCAAGAACAAAAAAAGATATAAAAAATTTTGTTGATTTAGATACTGCAATGAATTGTGAATATTTAGTTATTGCAATTCCTGCTCAACAAATAGGACAATGGCTAAAAGAAAACTTTAAATTTAAAAATCAAAAAATACTAGTAGCATCAAAAGGTATTGAAGCAAATACTGGTGAATTTTTAAATGAAATATATGCAAGATTTGTACCAGAAAAAAATGTAGGCTTTATCTCAGGACCTTCTTTTGCAGCTGAAGTTATAAAAGGACTTCCAGCAGCAATCGTTATAAATTCAACATCTAAAAAATTATACAAAGAGTTTTCACCATTTTTTCCAACATTTCTAAAAACTTATTACTCAAAAGATGTTATAGGAGCAGAAGTTGCAGGGGCATATAAGAATGTACTTGCCATTGCAAGTGGTATTTGTGAAGGTTTAAACTTAGGAAATAATGCAAGAGCTTCTTTAATCTCAAGAGGTCTTGTCGAGATGCAAAGATTTGGATTGCATTTTGGAGCAAAAAAATCTTCATTTGTAGGTCTTAGTGGAGCAGGTGATCTTTTCTTAACTGCTAGTAGTACTCTAAGTAGAAACTATAGAGTAGGTCTTGGTCTTGCAGAAGGAAAAACCTTAGATACTATCTTAGAAGAACTAGGAGAAGTAGCAGAAGGTGTAAAAACAGCAGAAGCGATAGATAAACTATCATCAAAACATGGAATTTATACTCCAATTGCAAATGAAGTTAAACTAGTACTTGAAGGGAAAAACCCTCTTGATAGTTTAAAGGATTTACTAAGAAGTTAA
- the gatB gene encoding Asp-tRNA(Asn)/Glu-tRNA(Gln) amidotransferase subunit GatB, with protein MFEVIIGLEVHAQLNTNSKLFCSCATSFGEEPNTNVCPTCLGLPGALPVLNKEAVHKAIMLGTALKSQINQKSIFNRKNYFYPDLPNGYQISQFEVPVVGLGELTIDFPDGSHKTIGVTRAHLENDAGKNIHAGSVSHVDLNRAGTPLLEIVSEPDMRSAEEAILYLKKLHSIVRYLGISDANMQEGSFRCDVNVSIRPKGEEKLYTRCEIKNMNSFKFIEKAIKYEVNRHIEAWEDGIHDTEIVQETRLFDPEKGETRSMRGKEDAADYRYFPDPDLLPVIITDEMMEKYTQIPELPDEKKDRFVNDFGIKEYDASVITASLETANFFDEMMKEGISGKNAATWLTVELPSRLKEGVTLETSPVQAKTLATVVKRIEDGTISGKAAKEVLDFLMEKPEAKVDAVIDELGLKQVSDDGAILEIIDGILAANQDKVEQYKAGKEKLLGFFVGQTMKASKGAANPAKVNELLKERLS; from the coding sequence ATGTTTGAAGTTATTATAGGTCTTGAAGTTCACGCACAATTAAATACTAATTCTAAACTATTTTGTTCTTGTGCAACAAGTTTTGGTGAAGAACCAAATACAAATGTATGTCCAACTTGTTTAGGACTTCCAGGAGCATTGCCAGTTTTAAACAAAGAAGCAGTACACAAAGCGATTATGTTAGGGACGGCTTTAAAATCTCAAATTAACCAAAAATCTATTTTTAACAGAAAAAATTACTTTTACCCAGATTTACCAAATGGATATCAAATCTCTCAATTTGAAGTACCTGTTGTGGGACTAGGAGAACTAACAATTGACTTTCCTGATGGTTCTCATAAAACTATAGGTGTAACAAGAGCACATTTAGAAAATGATGCAGGGAAAAATATCCATGCAGGTTCTGTTTCTCATGTGGATTTAAATAGAGCTGGAACACCCTTACTTGAAATTGTATCAGAACCAGATATGAGAAGTGCAGAAGAAGCAATTTTATATCTTAAAAAACTTCATTCAATTGTAAGATACTTAGGTATCTCTGATGCAAATATGCAAGAAGGTTCATTTAGATGTGATGTAAACGTATCTATTAGACCAAAAGGTGAGGAAAAGTTATACACAAGATGTGAAATCAAAAATATGAACTCATTTAAATTCATTGAAAAAGCAATTAAGTATGAAGTTAATAGACATATTGAAGCTTGGGAAGATGGAATACATGATACTGAAATTGTTCAAGAAACAAGATTATTTGATCCTGAAAAAGGTGAAACAAGATCTATGAGAGGTAAAGAAGATGCAGCTGATTATAGATATTTCCCAGACCCAGATCTTTTACCAGTTATCATAACTGATGAAATGATGGAAAAGTACACTCAAATACCTGAACTTCCCGATGAAAAAAAAGATAGATTTGTAAATGACTTTGGAATTAAAGAGTATGATGCTTCAGTTATCACAGCATCTTTAGAAACAGCTAATTTCTTCGATGAAATGATGAAAGAGGGTATTTCAGGTAAAAATGCAGCTACGTGGTTAACAGTTGAATTACCATCAAGATTAAAAGAAGGTGTTACTTTAGAAACATCTCCAGTACAAGCTAAAACATTAGCAACTGTAGTTAAAAGAATTGAAGATGGTACAATCTCTGGAAAAGCAGCAAAAGAAGTCCTTGACTTCTTAATGGAAAAACCAGAAGCCAAAGTAGATGCAGTAATTGATGAACTTGGTCTAAAACAAGTATCTGATGATGGTGCTATTTTAGAAATAATTGATGGTATTTTAGCAGCAAATCAAGATAAAGTAGAACAATACAAAGCAGGAAAAGAAAAATTACTTGGATTCTTTGTAGGTCAAACTATGAAAGCATCTAAAGGTGCTGCAAATCCTGCAAAAGTAAATGAGTTATTAAAAGAAAGATTATCTTAA